From the genome of Sphingobacterium kitahiroshimense, one region includes:
- a CDS encoding glycoside hydrolase family 2 protein, with the protein MKRTLLFAGLLMTIQMNFAQDWKPAGSHILTSWGEQVNVEKPHPEYPRPQLVRSNNWQNLNGLWKYAITPVDAQAIPTQWEGNILVPFAVESSLSGVGKEVGKDKALWYSNSITLDKAVQKNKILLHFGAVDWQCDVFINNQLVGRHEGGFDPFTMDISKFLKKGSKQDIAIRVWDPTDDGPQPRGKQVKHPNGIWYTPVTGIWQTVWLESVSQSHIVSTKQTPQLDEGSLTFEALVSGGQPGDQIKVKAVDGSRILQEQLGEPNVAFKIAVPNAEEWSPSNPKLYDLEIQLLRKGKVIDQAKSYFAMRKISMQQDKDGIQRLMLNNKFTFQYGPLDQGWWPDGLHTAPSDEALKFDVIKTKEMGFNMIRKHIKVEPARWYRHCDSIGMLVWQDMPSGDLGGNNWDMQPGKISGGDRDKTRSAISEQYYRKEWKAIMEVLHNFPSIVIWVPFNEAWGQFKTKEITEWTIANDPSRLVNSASGGNFMETGHILDIHNYPDAAMPDPSLFGANQVLALGEFGGLGLPVEGHSWQQKDNWGYQSFKNKTELLDRYKRLIHDLNRLIPMGLSAAVYTQTTDVEVETNGLMTYDRKVIKMPESELKAIHKPLFEFLIKR; encoded by the coding sequence ATGAAGAGAACTTTATTGTTTGCAGGTTTATTAATGACCATACAGATGAACTTTGCTCAAGATTGGAAGCCCGCAGGTTCGCATATTTTAACTTCTTGGGGGGAACAAGTAAATGTTGAAAAGCCACATCCAGAATATCCGAGACCACAGCTCGTCCGATCGAACAATTGGCAAAATTTGAATGGACTTTGGAAATATGCCATTACACCTGTCGATGCTCAGGCTATTCCAACCCAATGGGAAGGTAATATTTTGGTACCATTTGCTGTTGAATCATCTTTGTCTGGCGTAGGGAAAGAAGTGGGAAAAGATAAAGCGTTGTGGTATAGTAATAGCATTACTTTAGATAAAGCAGTTCAAAAAAATAAGATTTTACTTCATTTCGGTGCCGTAGATTGGCAATGTGATGTATTTATCAATAACCAACTGGTCGGTAGGCACGAAGGGGGATTCGATCCCTTTACGATGGATATCTCAAAATTTCTTAAAAAGGGATCGAAGCAGGATATTGCTATTCGGGTATGGGATCCTACCGATGATGGGCCACAGCCACGCGGTAAACAAGTAAAGCATCCTAATGGAATCTGGTATACACCTGTGACAGGTATATGGCAAACAGTTTGGCTAGAGAGCGTTTCTCAAAGTCATATTGTAAGTACTAAGCAAACTCCGCAATTGGATGAGGGAAGCTTAACCTTTGAAGCTTTGGTATCCGGAGGTCAGCCTGGCGATCAGATCAAGGTGAAAGCTGTGGATGGCAGTCGTATTCTGCAGGAGCAATTAGGTGAGCCAAATGTGGCTTTTAAGATTGCTGTTCCAAATGCAGAGGAGTGGTCTCCTTCTAATCCTAAATTGTACGATCTGGAAATTCAATTGTTACGTAAGGGTAAAGTAATTGATCAGGCTAAAAGTTATTTTGCGATGCGTAAGATATCGATGCAGCAAGATAAAGATGGTATTCAACGATTAATGCTTAATAATAAGTTTACATTTCAGTATGGTCCATTGGATCAAGGCTGGTGGCCCGATGGTCTGCATACAGCTCCTTCAGATGAAGCGTTGAAATTTGATGTGATCAAAACTAAGGAAATGGGTTTCAACATGATCAGGAAACATATTAAGGTTGAACCTGCACGTTGGTACCGTCATTGCGATAGTATCGGTATGTTAGTTTGGCAAGATATGCCAAGCGGTGATCTTGGTGGAAATAATTGGGATATGCAACCCGGAAAAATTTCAGGAGGTGATCGTGACAAGACGCGTTCGGCAATATCAGAACAGTATTATCGTAAAGAATGGAAGGCGATAATGGAAGTTTTGCATAATTTCCCAAGCATCGTCATCTGGGTGCCTTTCAATGAGGCTTGGGGACAGTTTAAAACTAAGGAAATTACAGAATGGACAATTGCAAATGATCCATCTCGTTTAGTGAACAGTGCCAGTGGAGGGAATTTCATGGAAACTGGACATATTCTTGACATTCATAATTATCCAGATGCTGCTATGCCTGATCCTTCTTTATTTGGTGCAAATCAGGTTTTAGCATTAGGTGAATTTGGAGGTTTAGGCTTACCGGTTGAGGGGCATTCTTGGCAACAAAAAGACAACTGGGGTTATCAAAGTTTTAAAAATAAAACGGAGTTATTGGATCGTTATAAAAGACTTATTCATGATCTAAACCGTTTGATTCCAATGGGATTATCAGCGGCAGTTTATACGCAAACCACAGATGTGGAAGTTGAAACAAATGGACTAATGACCTACGATCGAAAAGTAATAAAAATGCCTGAAAGTGAACTGAAGGCAATTCACAAACCTTTATTTGAGTTTTTAATTAAACGTTAG
- a CDS encoding two-component regulator propeller domain-containing protein yields MIKIKLLLLYFAYLLFPAHIHAQPYYFNHYQINEGLSNNAVICSMQDSYGFLWFGTKDGLNRFDGNSFKHFTSKEDHRSLGSNSIISLKEDYQKKMWIGTDQGIYSYDPIHENFEILDEKFRSTEVPVITTDGKHNLWFISNGMLYLHNLTNKVTRQLTQSNLYITSLCSTKSGKLYFGTPEGIIYLVNEKYQITPFLDFTKSFEKKDWYSIEKIVETKQGQLLIGTSKAGVFSYEKSTGTLTSILGQKQLKQFLYVRDILQPNDHEYWFATESGLFVYQIATKSFLHLRKENHNKWGISDDAIYNILQDKDQGIWLGTYFGGLNYYHAHNSIIEKILPGDQPTNLQGSVVRAIKKDKEGNIWMGTENGGISKWNLSTNKIQSFTSQNSSLANNNIHGLLAIKDKLLVGAFVNGLDIFDLKRLQVTQHLDRNSYHNSELESNFVFHLYQTKNGDILAASTRGLYRFNLDTKQFFLIKNVPAYIFYTCILEDFRGNLWIGTWRDGLICYNPETNYFKHYKQQTHDQHALPNNRINSLFEDSKKRLWIATEGGMVKKEFENNSFSSISIKDGMPSNVILSFLEDKENNIWVATSKGLVRYNPVNHKIRTFNMESGLPTLQFNYNSSFDDNNNNFYFGTINGLIRFKPEQLNQIKYNAKTPIFITDLTVNNREVSQTDESTILKKSILFTESIKLKHDESSFSLDFAALHYQAPHSVRYSYKMLGIDEKWNPINGIPRAYFTKLAPGNYTFIIKAEDPNGTAIPQIKTLKIEVLPPIWASLPAYLIYGFIIIGLIAFIIHHFNEAIKQRNRQHILTIQNLRDQDLYRSKINFYTDVAHEIRTPLTLIKAPLEKLMDRVERSPAVDKLLLTMENNTNKLIELSNQLLDFRKVEAEGFKLNFAPHNISHILQEIINNFAITLIAQNRVLTLDISQGIIALIDLDAFEKICYNLLNNALKYADHRIEITLKTDENTKTCVLIIKNDGAIIPPTEQQNIFEPFNRLKRSKSISGSGLGLALTRSLTSKHQGTLIYEVDESSFNVFKLILPLNQSSLSS; encoded by the coding sequence ATGATAAAAATTAAATTGTTGCTTCTTTATTTTGCTTATCTTTTATTTCCTGCTCATATCCATGCACAACCTTATTATTTTAACCATTATCAAATAAATGAAGGACTTTCTAACAACGCAGTTATCTGCAGTATGCAAGATAGCTACGGATTTCTATGGTTTGGTACCAAAGATGGATTGAATCGCTTTGATGGAAATTCTTTCAAACACTTTACAAGTAAAGAAGATCATCGAAGTTTAGGAAGTAATTCTATTATATCTTTAAAAGAAGACTATCAAAAAAAAATGTGGATCGGTACAGATCAAGGGATCTACTCTTATGATCCCATTCATGAAAATTTTGAAATATTAGATGAGAAATTTAGAAGCACAGAAGTCCCTGTTATTACGACAGATGGAAAGCACAACCTATGGTTTATATCCAATGGAATGCTTTACCTGCACAACCTTACAAATAAAGTAACAAGACAACTTACACAATCAAATCTGTACATCACATCACTATGCAGCACAAAATCCGGAAAACTCTATTTTGGAACTCCAGAGGGTATTATTTACCTCGTTAACGAAAAGTATCAGATTACTCCATTTCTTGATTTCACAAAATCATTTGAAAAAAAAGATTGGTATAGCATTGAAAAAATAGTAGAAACAAAGCAGGGACAACTCCTAATTGGGACTTCCAAAGCGGGTGTATTCTCTTACGAAAAGAGCACTGGAACACTTACTTCCATTCTTGGTCAAAAACAGTTGAAACAATTTTTATATGTAAGGGATATTCTTCAACCGAATGACCATGAATATTGGTTTGCAACAGAATCTGGCTTGTTTGTTTATCAAATCGCCACTAAAAGTTTTCTCCATTTACGTAAGGAGAATCATAATAAATGGGGTATTTCCGACGATGCAATTTACAACATATTACAAGACAAAGATCAGGGCATCTGGTTAGGTACTTATTTTGGTGGACTAAATTACTATCATGCACATAACAGCATCATCGAAAAAATTTTACCGGGCGACCAACCAACAAACCTACAAGGATCGGTTGTAAGGGCCATTAAAAAAGACAAAGAAGGTAATATTTGGATGGGTACCGAGAACGGCGGAATATCAAAATGGAACCTCTCAACCAATAAGATCCAAAGTTTTACGAGTCAAAATAGCTCATTAGCTAATAATAATATTCATGGATTACTAGCCATTAAAGACAAATTACTAGTCGGTGCTTTTGTAAATGGACTCGATATATTCGATTTAAAACGCTTACAGGTGACACAACATTTGGATAGAAATAGTTATCATAATTCAGAACTTGAAAGTAATTTCGTATTCCACCTCTATCAAACAAAAAATGGTGATATTTTAGCCGCTTCTACACGAGGATTGTACCGCTTTAATTTGGATACCAAACAATTTTTCTTAATAAAAAATGTACCGGCTTATATTTTTTACACCTGTATATTAGAGGACTTCCGGGGTAATTTGTGGATAGGTACTTGGCGTGATGGTTTAATTTGTTACAATCCAGAGACCAATTATTTTAAACATTATAAGCAGCAGACACATGATCAACATGCGCTACCCAATAATCGAATTAACAGTTTATTTGAAGATTCAAAAAAAAGATTGTGGATTGCAACTGAGGGAGGAATGGTAAAAAAAGAATTTGAAAATAACAGCTTTAGCTCTATAAGTATAAAAGACGGAATGCCCAGCAACGTTATTCTCTCTTTTTTAGAAGACAAAGAAAATAATATTTGGGTGGCTACTTCCAAAGGTCTTGTTAGGTATAACCCCGTCAACCACAAAATACGGACATTCAATATGGAATCGGGTTTACCAACATTACAGTTCAATTACAACTCTTCCTTTGATGATAACAACAATAATTTCTACTTTGGGACTATCAATGGTTTGATCCGATTTAAGCCCGAACAATTAAATCAAATCAAATACAATGCAAAAACACCTATTTTTATTACAGATTTAACTGTCAATAATCGAGAAGTAAGTCAAACCGATGAATCAACCATTCTCAAAAAATCAATTCTCTTTACCGAAAGTATTAAACTTAAACACGATGAATCCTCATTTAGCTTAGATTTTGCTGCATTACATTACCAAGCTCCTCATTCTGTACGCTATAGTTATAAAATGTTAGGAATAGATGAAAAATGGAACCCTATCAATGGTATCCCCCGCGCATACTTTACCAAACTGGCGCCAGGAAATTACACATTCATAATTAAAGCTGAAGATCCAAATGGCACTGCGATTCCACAAATCAAGACCTTGAAAATAGAAGTATTACCGCCAATATGGGCAAGTCTTCCTGCATATCTTATCTATGGATTTATTATTATCGGGCTTATCGCATTTATAATTCATCATTTTAATGAAGCAATAAAACAGCGGAATCGTCAACATATCTTAACAATCCAAAACTTAAGAGATCAAGATTTATACCGTTCAAAAATCAATTTTTATACTGATGTTGCTCATGAAATCCGAACTCCGTTAACATTAATAAAGGCCCCTTTGGAAAAATTGATGGATAGAGTCGAACGCAGTCCGGCAGTAGATAAATTACTGCTAACGATGGAAAACAATACCAATAAACTTATTGAATTAAGCAATCAATTACTGGATTTCAGAAAGGTAGAGGCCGAAGGGTTTAAATTAAACTTTGCTCCGCATAACATAAGCCATATTTTACAAGAAATTATCAATAATTTTGCCATAACCTTAATTGCTCAAAATCGTGTTTTAACACTAGATATCAGTCAGGGTATTATCGCTTTAATAGATCTGGACGCTTTCGAAAAAATTTGTTATAATCTGCTTAATAATGCATTAAAATATGCTGATCATCGAATAGAAATAACATTAAAAACTGATGAAAACACAAAAACATGTGTATTGATCATAAAGAACGACGGGGCAATAATTCCGCCAACAGAACAGCAAAATATTTTTGAACCTTTTAATCGCTTAAAAAGAAGCAAAAGTATTTCAGGTAGTGGATTAGGTTTAGCCCTTACTAGATCATTGACCTCAAAACATCAAGGGACATTAATATATGAAGTAGACGAATCTTCCTTCAACGTATTTAAACTCATACTTCCTCTAAATCAAAGCTCACTATCATCATGA
- a CDS encoding aldose epimerase family protein — translation MKRKMECMGIVSILVVGLGCQQKNVTENKDQSGMISYMDSAAFAAKINDHDVQLFELKNKRGVHAYFTNFGARIVGLWVPDKQGNLRDVVLGFTKATDYNNPAEPYFGTIVGPFGNRIAKGMFQLDGQTYQLPINNGVNTLHGGFNGVHFANWTLKMKSDSSITFAYTLPDRAEGFPGNIAMEVTYGLNDQNELTIGYEAQSNKKTVINLTNHAYFNLNGEGSGSILNHQLQLFADEFTPVDSTLIPTGKLEKVGGSAFDFTTAKAIGKDIDANDRQLSYGKGYDHNFVLNKQREGDWYKAAHIVGDQSGIVLDILTQEPGIQFYSGNFMSEKVQLKNGKKDSFRTAFCLEPQHYPDSPNQPNFPTTVLVPGQIYKTKSLYRFSVL, via the coding sequence ATGAAAAGAAAAATGGAGTGTATGGGTATTGTTAGTATCCTTGTCGTTGGATTAGGATGTCAGCAAAAGAATGTCACAGAAAATAAGGATCAATCTGGAATGATTTCCTATATGGATAGCGCTGCATTTGCTGCTAAAATAAATGATCATGATGTCCAGTTATTTGAATTGAAAAATAAACGGGGTGTGCATGCATACTTTACAAATTTTGGTGCACGCATAGTTGGTTTGTGGGTTCCGGATAAACAAGGTAATTTAAGGGATGTGGTTTTGGGATTTACAAAAGCTACCGATTACAACAACCCGGCAGAGCCCTATTTTGGAACGATTGTCGGTCCTTTTGGAAACCGTATAGCAAAGGGAATGTTTCAACTTGATGGACAAACTTACCAACTACCTATTAATAATGGTGTCAATACACTACACGGTGGGTTTAATGGCGTTCATTTTGCCAATTGGACCTTGAAAATGAAGAGCGATTCATCGATTACATTTGCATATACCTTGCCAGATAGAGCTGAAGGTTTTCCAGGAAATATTGCGATGGAAGTTACATATGGTTTAAATGACCAAAATGAACTAACAATTGGATATGAGGCGCAATCGAATAAAAAAACGGTTATAAATCTAACAAATCATGCTTATTTTAATTTAAACGGAGAAGGTAGTGGTTCAATATTGAATCACCAGCTTCAGTTATTTGCCGATGAATTCACGCCTGTTGATAGTACATTGATTCCAACTGGAAAACTTGAGAAAGTAGGCGGATCAGCTTTTGATTTCACGACCGCTAAGGCAATTGGTAAAGATATTGATGCTAATGATCGTCAACTGTCTTATGGTAAGGGATATGATCATAATTTTGTCTTAAATAAACAAAGAGAAGGTGATTGGTATAAAGCTGCTCATATTGTGGGTGATCAATCCGGAATTGTCCTGGATATCTTGACGCAGGAACCGGGGATTCAATTTTACAGTGGTAATTTTATGAGTGAAAAGGTCCAATTGAAAAATGGTAAAAAAGACTCTTTTAGAACTGCATTTTGTTTAGAACCACAACATTATCCAGATTCCCCTAATCAACCGAATTTTCCAACAACCGTATTAGTTCCTGGTCAGATCTATAAAACTAAATCACTATATCGATTCTCAGTTCTGTAA
- a CDS encoding glutaminase family protein, whose amino-acid sequence MKLKYVAIAVLLCQSLFSSAQHNPVKNNLRAPAFPLVTIDPNTSAWSYSDELYGDVVRHWTGKTFPLLGVIKVDGKAYRFLGKEEIELEPIARMGEDDHWKAPYTEKEPSAGWNTLAFDDANWKTGIAPFGTKDKESHAKTDWQEPKIWVRRIINLEKDLAGQSVYIEFTHDDDAILYVNGIEVVNTGNRTGKNNRVKLSDEVVKTLRKGKNIIGGYCHNRVANGFFDFGLFLEREGSNHFDQEAKQESVDVQATQTHYVFDCGPVKVKVSFTAPMFLDNLDLLTRPVNYLSYQVESKDGKKHQIEFYLEASPNWALNSPLQESESSEFKNGSLQYVKTGSKNQQILGNKGDDLRIDWGYFYMAGDQKNTKAMIGDSHDLRKQFLKSNHVIQSSVSGKQLALRQSFSVTSKYSDKILLGYDDLYAIQYFNENLRPYWNRDGQSTIEKQFDLANKEYSKLIKASDQFDAQLMQSAIKAGGKEYAALCALAYRQAIAAHKLVKAPNGDLLLLSKENDSNGSIGTVDITYPSAPLFLYYNPELAKGLMNFIFYYSESNKWTKPFAAHDVGTYPIANGQTYGGDMPVEESGNMLILTYAIAKAEGNAAYAKKHWKVLSTWVDYLVEKGLDPENQLCTDDFAGHFAHNANLSIKAILGIASYGYLAEMMGDQQTADKYLNQAKSMAKKWKTMAQDGDHYKLTFDQSGTWSQKYNMVWDKILKMKIFDEDIRTTEIKYYLTKQNIYGLPLDNRQQYTKTDWISWTATMADDKETFEKFISPVYRFMNETVDRVPMSDWIYTDKPKRSGFKARSVVGGYFIKILAEKMEKVK is encoded by the coding sequence ATGAAATTAAAATATGTCGCTATAGCTGTTCTGTTGTGTCAATCGCTTTTTTCGTCGGCGCAACATAATCCAGTCAAAAATAATTTGCGCGCACCTGCTTTTCCTCTAGTCACCATTGACCCCAATACCAGTGCGTGGTCGTATAGTGATGAACTTTATGGTGATGTTGTGCGGCATTGGACCGGAAAAACTTTTCCGTTGCTTGGCGTCATAAAAGTAGATGGTAAAGCCTATCGTTTTTTAGGTAAAGAGGAAATAGAATTAGAACCTATCGCACGAATGGGAGAAGATGATCACTGGAAAGCGCCATACACAGAGAAGGAACCTTCTGCCGGATGGAATACCTTGGCATTTGATGATGCGAACTGGAAAACAGGGATTGCGCCATTTGGTACAAAAGATAAAGAATCTCATGCGAAAACAGATTGGCAAGAGCCTAAGATATGGGTTAGAAGGATTATCAACTTAGAAAAAGATTTAGCGGGACAGTCTGTTTATATTGAATTTACCCATGATGATGATGCAATTTTATATGTTAATGGAATAGAAGTCGTTAATACCGGAAATAGAACCGGTAAAAATAATCGCGTCAAACTCTCAGATGAAGTTGTTAAAACCCTTCGGAAAGGGAAAAATATCATTGGAGGTTACTGCCACAACAGAGTTGCAAATGGCTTTTTTGATTTTGGCTTATTTTTAGAAAGAGAGGGGAGTAATCATTTTGATCAGGAAGCAAAGCAAGAAAGCGTTGATGTGCAAGCAACACAAACTCATTATGTTTTTGACTGTGGGCCGGTAAAAGTGAAAGTAAGTTTTACTGCTCCTATGTTTTTGGATAATTTGGATTTACTGACACGACCTGTCAATTATTTATCTTATCAAGTTGAATCAAAAGATGGTAAAAAACATCAAATCGAATTCTATCTTGAAGCATCTCCAAACTGGGCATTAAATTCGCCATTACAAGAATCTGAAAGTAGTGAATTTAAAAATGGATCCTTACAATACGTAAAAACAGGAAGTAAGAATCAACAGATACTGGGTAATAAAGGTGATGACTTGCGTATTGATTGGGGATATTTTTACATGGCTGGAGATCAAAAAAATACCAAAGCCATGATTGGTGATAGCCATGATTTAAGGAAACAATTCTTAAAATCAAATCACGTTATTCAAAGCTCTGTTTCAGGGAAGCAACTGGCCCTGCGTCAGTCATTCTCCGTAACGTCCAAATATAGTGATAAGATACTTTTAGGTTACGACGATTTATATGCGATTCAGTATTTTAACGAAAACTTACGTCCTTATTGGAATAGAGATGGCCAAAGTACCATTGAAAAACAATTTGATTTAGCAAATAAAGAATATAGCAAATTAATAAAAGCCTCAGATCAATTTGATGCCCAATTGATGCAAAGCGCGATCAAGGCTGGTGGTAAAGAATATGCAGCATTATGCGCACTTGCGTATCGTCAAGCGATAGCTGCACATAAATTGGTAAAAGCACCAAATGGTGATTTACTTTTGTTATCGAAGGAAAATGATAGCAATGGATCTATTGGCACCGTCGATATTACTTATCCCTCAGCACCATTATTTCTATACTATAATCCTGAACTGGCAAAAGGTCTTATGAATTTTATTTTCTATTACAGTGAAAGCAATAAGTGGACAAAACCTTTTGCGGCACATGACGTGGGTACCTATCCGATAGCAAATGGGCAAACCTATGGCGGAGATATGCCAGTAGAAGAGTCTGGCAATATGTTAATATTAACTTATGCTATTGCTAAAGCAGAAGGCAATGCTGCTTATGCAAAGAAACATTGGAAAGTCTTATCTACCTGGGTAGATTATTTGGTAGAGAAAGGACTTGATCCAGAAAATCAGTTATGTACAGATGACTTTGCAGGGCATTTTGCTCATAATGCCAACTTATCGATTAAAGCGATTTTAGGAATTGCTTCTTATGGTTATTTAGCGGAGATGATGGGTGATCAGCAAACCGCTGATAAGTATCTCAATCAAGCAAAATCAATGGCTAAGAAATGGAAGACAATGGCACAAGACGGTGATCATTATAAACTTACCTTTGATCAATCTGGTACGTGGAGTCAAAAATACAACATGGTCTGGGACAAAATATTAAAAATGAAAATTTTTGATGAAGATATTCGTACAACTGAGATCAAATACTATCTCACAAAGCAGAACATTTATGGTCTTCCATTGGATAACCGTCAACAGTATACAAAAACTGATTGGATTTCTTGGACTGCAACAATGGCCGATGACAAAGAAACCTTTGAAAAATTCATTAGCCCAGTATATCGTTTTATGAATGAGACAGTAGATCGTGTACCCATGTCAGATTGGATCTATACAGATAAACCTAAACGCTCAGGTTTTAAAGCTAGATCTGTAGTAGGTGGTTATTTTATCAAAATACTGGCAGAAAAAATGGAAAAAGTAAAGTAG
- a CDS encoding family 43 glycosylhydrolase, giving the protein MYQLNVTGRFLVLICTVYFSISCSSLGLRKSNLTGGSDATTGSNTYLNPVFEPILADPTVLKDPKSAYFYAYGTADNWGDEHGERLVSILQSKDLVHWKWIGTAFQQKPSWKMAGGIWAPDVIKLKNKYLLYYAFSTWGDSNPGIGVAVADQPIGPFLYQGKLFDSQEIQVPNSIDPHFFSDKGINYLFWGSFSDADTQGTYGIPLTDNGLAISSLQKKFKVTAGDFEAVMIHKRRGYYYLFGSKGSCCEGAKSTYHIMVGRAKVLQGPYLDREGRDLKMRGAGTLLLEGNDNFVGTGHNSRIMTDENGIDWMLYHGINPKQSRVSSGGNRRVLLLDQIKWVADWPIVENNTSSHLAKEAPFFRAVQ; this is encoded by the coding sequence ATGTATCAATTAAATGTAACCGGTCGTTTTTTAGTACTTATATGTACTGTTTATTTTTCGATTTCGTGTAGTAGTTTAGGATTGCGGAAGAGCAATCTGACCGGTGGCAGTGATGCTACTACTGGATCTAACACGTATTTGAATCCAGTATTTGAGCCCATACTTGCGGATCCAACAGTACTTAAAGATCCGAAGTCAGCCTATTTCTATGCGTATGGTACTGCTGATAATTGGGGAGATGAACACGGAGAACGTCTCGTATCTATATTACAATCTAAAGACCTTGTTCATTGGAAATGGATAGGGACAGCCTTTCAACAGAAGCCATCATGGAAAATGGCTGGAGGAATCTGGGCACCTGATGTTATCAAGCTAAAGAACAAATATTTGCTGTACTATGCATTTTCCACTTGGGGAGATTCCAATCCAGGAATAGGTGTTGCGGTTGCAGATCAACCTATTGGTCCATTTTTATATCAAGGTAAATTATTCGATAGTCAAGAAATTCAAGTTCCCAATTCTATAGATCCCCATTTCTTCTCCGATAAAGGCATTAATTATCTGTTCTGGGGAAGTTTTAGTGATGCTGATACGCAAGGTACATATGGAATACCGTTGACAGATAATGGATTAGCTATTTCCAGTTTACAGAAAAAGTTTAAAGTGACCGCAGGAGATTTTGAAGCTGTTATGATTCATAAACGTAGAGGGTATTATTATTTATTTGGTTCAAAGGGTTCTTGCTGTGAAGGAGCCAAGAGTACTTATCATATTATGGTGGGGCGTGCAAAAGTATTGCAAGGCCCATATCTTGATAGAGAGGGGCGAGATTTGAAAATGAGGGGTGCTGGCACGCTGTTGCTAGAGGGTAATGACAACTTTGTAGGTACAGGGCATAATTCTCGTATCATGACCGATGAGAATGGCATTGATTGGATGCTGTATCATGGAATAAACCCTAAGCAAAGCCGTGTATCTTCAGGAGGTAACAGACGCGTTCTGCTCTTAGATCAAATTAAATGGGTCGCCGACTGGCCTATAGTGGAAAATAATACCAGTAGCCATTTAGCTAAGGAAGCACCATTTTTTAGAGCAGTACAATAG